AGGCCCGCACGGCCCTCTCCGTCCACTACGCCGATGAGCTCGGCGAGCCCTTCGTCACGGCCGGACTCTGCTACTACCGCGACGGCCGGGACAGCGTGGCCTGGCACGGTGACACGGCAGGGCGGGCATCCCGGGAGGACACCATGGTCGCGATCGTCTCCGTCGGCGCCCCGCGCGATCTGGTGCTGCGGCCCAGGGGCGGCGGCCGGCTCCCGGTGCGCAGGCCGCTCGGGCACGGCGACCTCATCGTGATGGGCGGCTCCTGCCAGCGGACCTGGGAGCATGCGGTGCCGAAGACGGCGCGCTCGGTGGGGCCCCGCATCAGCATCCAGTTCAGGACGCGGGGCGTGCGCTAGCCGGGGCGGTGGTCCGTCCGGCGGACCGAGCGGCCGGCCAGCACGTCCGAACGCCGGCCGTCCTCGATCACGAACCTGCCGTCGATCAGCACATAAGGGATACCGGTCGGCAGCGTACGCGGGGACTCGAAGGTCGAGCCCGCCGCGACCGTGTCCGGGTCGAAGAGGACCAGGTCCGCGCGGTATCCCTCGCGGACCAGGCCGCGGTCCGGCAGGCGCAGGCGGGCCGCCGGGCGGGAGGTGAGGTGGGCCACCGTCTCCTCCAGGCTGAGGACGCCCAGCTCTCTCGCGTAGCGGCCGAGGTAGTGCGGGAACGTGCCGTACGCGCGCGGGTGCGGCTTGTCGCCCTGGAGGATGCCGTCGCTGCCGCCCGTGTGCACCCGGTGGCGCATGATCTGCCGGACGTTCTCCTCGTGGCCGACGTGCTGGAGGATCGTCGAGCCGAGCCGGTCGTCGATGAGCAGCCGGCGGGCGGTGACCCACGGCGCCTCGCCGCGCTGGGCCGCCGACTGCGCGATCGTCCTGCCGACGCAGCTCGCGAGCCCCGGGTCGCTCACGCCCGAGATCTCGATGGTGTCCCACTCGATGGGTACGCCGTGGCAGCCGTCCGCGCCGATCTCCTCCATATGGTGGCGGATCTTCTCGGCGGTGGAGTCGTCGCGCAGGCGCGCCAGGACCGCGTCCGGGCCGCCTTCGCCCGCCCAGCTCGGGAGCATCGCGGCGAGCGTGGTGCAGCCGGGGGTGTACGGGTACGTGTCGAGGCTGATGTCCGCGCCGGCGGCCAGCGCGTCGTCGAGCAGCGCGAGCAGATCGGGAGCCCTGTCCTTGTTCACGCCGAAGTTCATGGTGGCGTGGGCGAGATGAAGGGCGCAGCCGGCGTCGCGGGTGAGGGAGACCATCTCCTCGTACGCCTGGAGAGCCCCGGCTCCGTACGAGCGGTGGTGGGGGCAGTAGTAGCCGCCGTAGTGCGCCACCACCCGGCAGAGCTCGGTGAGTTCGGCGTCGCCCGCGTACATGCCCGGGGTGTAGGTGAGGCCCGAGGACATGCCGACCGCGCCCTGTTCGAGGCCTTCGGCCACGAGCTGCTTCATCCGGGCGAGCTCGGCGGGGGTCGCGGGGCGGTCGTCCCAGCCCATCGCGTACATCCGGACCGTGCCCTGCGGGACGAGGTACGCGGCGTTGACGGCGATGCCCTGCCGGTCGAGCCGGTCGAGGTATTCGCCGACGGTACGCCAGTCGAAGTCGATGGTTGTGTCCCCGGGCGCACCACCGTTCCAGCCGGTGATCGCCTTGCGGACCTCGGCGAGGGTCGGGTCGTCCACCGGCGCGTACGACAGGCCGTCCTGGCCGAGCACTTCGAGGGTGACGCCCTGTGCGGCCTTGGCCTCGTGCGCGGGGTCGCGGAGCAGCGCGAGATCGCTGTGCGCGTGCATGTCGATGAAGCCGGGGGACAGGGCGAGGCCGTGCGCGTCCAGGGCGCGGTTCCCGGGCAGGGCGGGATCGCCCTCACGGCGCACGGCGGCGATACGGCCGCCGTCCAGGCCCACGTCGGCGCGGTACGAGGGTCCGCCGGAGCCGTCGATGACGCGTACGTCGCGGAAGACGAGGTCCATGTCCCGCCCTCTCAGAAGAAGGTGCGGATGTAGTCGGTGACCGTGCCGTCCGCCTCGACCAGCGGGATCAGCTGCCACTTGTCGAAGCTCGTGCACGGGTGGGACAGGCCCATGCCGACCCAGTCGCCGACCTCGAGCTCGGCCTCCGCGGTCGTGCGGACCCAGCCGTGCTGGTCGGACAGCCCGCTGATCGTGATGCCGTGCGCCGGGCGGATCTCACCGGTGCGGCCGTCGCGGACGACCTGGGCCTCGGGGAGATCGAGGTCGTATGCCGCGTCGCGCTTGCCCGCGTTGACGAACGCCTGGTCGGGGGAGGGGCGGGAGACGACCTGGGCCCAGAGGCGGAAGGCCGGCTGGAGGGCGCCCTCCTGCGGGATGCGGTTGAAGGGGGTGAGGTGGCGGTAGTGGCCGTCGTCGTGCGAGACATACGCGCCGGAACGCAGCAACTTCAGTACGGGAAGGGAGAGTTCGGGGATCGGGGCGAAGACCTCCGCGACCGCGTCGAACCAGGCGCTGCCGCCCGCGCTGACGACGATCTCGTCGGTGGCGGCGAAGCGGCCGGCTTTGTCGAAGTCGGCGGCCAGGGCGGTGAGGCGGCGCAGCCAGGCGCGGACGCGGTCGCCGTCGGCCTGCGGGACCTCGCCCTCGTAACCGGCGACGCCGACGAGGCGGAGGGTCGGGGCGGCGGCCACCGCGTCGGCGACGGCCGCGCAGTCGGCTTCCGTACGGGCTCCGGTCCGGGCACCTTCGCCGGCGCCGAGTTCGACGACGACGTCGAGCGGGCGGGACGCGCCCACCTCGCCGAGGGCCGCGTCCATCAGCTCGACTCCGCGTACGGAGTCGACGTAACAGATGAAGCGGAAGCCGGGGTCGGTGTCCAGCTCGTGCGCGAGCCAGCGCAGGGCGGCCGCGTCGACCACCTCGTTGGCGAGGAAGATGCGCCGGATCCCATAGGCGCGGTAGACGCGGACCTGGTGCGGGACGGCAGCGGTGATGCCCCAGGCGCCGTGCTCCAGCTGGCGGGCGAAGAGCTGCGGTGACATGGAGGTCTTGCCGTGCGGGGCGAAGACGAGGCCGTGGCGCTCGGAGTAGGTCTCGAGGAGGGCGAGGTTGTGCTCGACGGACTCGGCGGACAGGGCGAGTACGGGGGTGGTGAAGCCGCCGGTGAAGAGGTTGCGGCGCTCGGCCGCCAGGGCGCCGACGGTCAGGCCCGCGGTCTCGGCGTCCGGGGGGAGGGACTTGAAGCGGTGGTCGACCGGCTCGTCGGCGAGACGCTCGAGTCGTCCGGCCGCGGTGTCGGCGGTCTCGGCAGCATCGGTGGCGCGGGCAGCCATGGGGCCTCCTCGGGAGATTGCCGTGCAGTGCGTACATTCTGTCGCGTTGCATCCTATGCAACACCCATTGCGTAGTTCGCTTATCGCTGTCTAACATCCGAGCCACGCCGGGTCAATGGTGTCCGGCGGCCGACCAGCGAGGAGCCTGAGCGACTGTGACCGTGACCGTGCCCGGATCCGTCGACGTCGTCTGTCTTGGCGAGTCCATGGTCACTTTCCTGCCGACGCGACCGGGACGCCTCGCCGATGTGCCCTCGTTCGTACGGGGCATCGGCGGAGCCGAGTCCAACGTGGCGTGCGCTCTGGCGGCGTCCGGGCACAGCGCGAAGTGGGTCGGGCGGGTCGGCGCCGACGGCTTCGGTGAGCATCTGGTCGCGGCGATCGCGTCGTACGGCGTCGACACCTCGGCGGTGCAGCGGGATGCGCACCGCCCGACGGGGATCTACTTCCGAACGGCGGGCGAGCGCGCGACGGGTTCGCAGCCAGGCTCGCAGCTGGATTCGCAGCTGGATTCGCTGCCGGGTTCGCGGTGCGAGGAGCGTGACCACGCCGAGGTCTTGTACTACCGGGCCGGTTCGGCGGCGTCCGCCATGTCGCCGGCGACGATGCCGTACGAAGACCTGTGGTCCGGGCGGATCCTGCATCTGTCCGGGATCACGGCGGCACTCTCGGCGGACTGCCTCGCCCTGATGCGCGAGCTGACGACACGTAGGCCGGGCCGCCCGCTCGTCTCGTTCGACGTGAACTACCGCGTGAACCTGTGGCGCGAAGCCGAGGACCCGCGGGTGCTCCTGGATCTGGCGCGGGGTGCGGACATCGTGTTCGTCGGCGAGGACGAGGCGGAGGCGGCGTGGGGCCTGTGCGGTGCGCCGGCGATCCGTGCGGCGCTGCCGGAGCCGGAGGTGCTGGTCGTGAAGCAGGGCGGGCAGGGGGCGAAGGCGTACGTCCGCAGCGGACCCGCCCGCGACACGGTGACCTTCGTGCCCGCCCTCAGCGTCGACGTCGTCGCCCCCGTCGGTGCCGGAGACGCCTTCGCCGCCGGGTTTCTCTCCGCCACCCTGCGCGGCCTGTCCGCCCGGGCCAGGCTGCGGCACGGGCATCTCATGGCCGCCGCCACCCTCACCGTCGCCACAGACCTCGCCGCGCCGCCCGAGCGCGCACACGCCGACCGGCTCGCCGCACTCGGCGCCCGCGCCTGGGGCACACTGCGACTCGGCCCCGGGTGGACCGCGGGCCCCGCGCAGGACCTGCAGGACCAGGTGGAGGTACGTACCGTATGAGCCAGACAGTCGACCGCGCGCTGAGCATCCTTCCGTTGCTCGCCGAAGGACCCGCCGACCTCGGACAGGTCGCGGAACGCCTCGGCGTACACAAGTCCACGGCGCTGCGGCTGCTCCGTACGCTCCATGAACACGGACTCGTCTACCGCCAGCAGGACCAGCGCTACCGCCTCGGCGCCCGCCTGTTCGCGCTCGCGCAGGAAGCCGTCGAGAACCTCGACGTACGCGAGATCGCCCACCCCCACCTCGTCGCGCTCAACGAGCAGATCGGGCACACCATCCACCTCGCGGTGTACGAGGAGAGCGAGGTTCTCTACATCGACAAGGTGGAGAGCCGCTATCCGGTCCGGATGTACTCCCGGATCGGCAAGCCCGTCGCCATCACTGTCGCGGCCGTCGCCAAGCTGCTGCTCGCCGACCTTCCCGAGCCCGAGCGGCGTTCACTCGCCGAGAAGCTCGACTACCCCATGTACACATCCCGTTCGATCCCGAACCACGTCGCGTTCCTCAAGGAGCTCGCCGCGGTGCGCGAACAGGGCTGGGCCACCGACCTCGGCGGCCACGAGGAGTCCATCAATTGCATCGGTGCCCCGATCCGCGGTGCGGACGGCCGGGTCGTCGCCGCCATGTCGGTCTCCGCGCCGAATGTCGTCGTCACCGCCGAGGAACTCCTCACCCTCCTCCCACTGGTGCGCCGCACCGCCGACGCCATCAGCAGGGAGTACTCAGGCAGCGTCAGCCCCTAGTCGCTGCCGGCGGAAAGGCACCCTCCGACCCTGCCGGTCGCACACCCCTCAGAAGAAAGCATGCCCATGACGGACAAGATCGCGATCACCCCGAGCACCCACACCGCACCGCCCGCGAAGTTCTCCCACGGCGTCCGCAAGGGCAACATCCTCCAGGTCGCGGGCCAGGTCGGCTTCCTGCCCGCCGTCGGGGGCCGGCCTCCGACACCCGCGGGCCCGACGCTGCGCGAGCAGACTCTCCAGACCCTGGCCAACGTCAAGGCCGTGCTCGAAGAGGGCGGCGCGAGCTGGGACGACGTGATGATGACCCGCGTCTACCTCACGGACGTGGCCCACTTCGCCGAGATGAACGAGATCTACAACGCGTACTTCGAGGAGCAGGGCCTCAAGGAGCCCGCCTCCGCCCGTACGACCGTGTACGTCGGCCTGCCCAAGGGCCTGCTCATCGAGATCGACGCCCTGGCAGTCCTCGGCTGACCTTCGGCTGATCTTGCACTACCCCGCTCTTCACGGCGCGGCGCTCTCCCCCCGAGCGCCGTGCCGTGATCCCCCACGCCCAAAATCCCCCGAACAACGAGGTCCCCCGCCATGCTGCTCGCCGCTGACGCGCCACCAGAGACCCCACCCCACACGGGCGGTCTGCTCCTGCTCATCGACGGCACCGCCGGTCTGCTGACCGTCGCCGCCCTCGGTATCGCACTCCTTCTCTTCCTGATCATCAAGGTCAGGCTGCAGCCGTTCGTCGCACTGCTCGCCGTCTCGATAGCCGTCGGCCTGGCCGCCGGCCTTTCCGTCACCGAACTCTTCGGCACCGTCCAGAAGTCGGCCGCCGTCTCGGTCATCGAATCCGGCATGGGCGGCATCCTCGGACACGTAGCGATCATCATCGGTCTCGGCACGATGCTCGGCGCGATTCTCGAAGTGTCGGGCGGCGCCGAGGTGTTGAGCTCGCGCCTGCTGAACCTCTTCGGCGAGAGGCGAGCCCCGCTCGCGATGGGCCTCACCGGCCTGATCTTCGGTATCCCGGTCTTCTTCGACGTCGGCATCTTCGTCCTCGCGCCGATCGTGTACGCAGCCGCGAAGCGCTCCGGCAGGTCCATCCTGTTGTACGCGATGCCGCTGCTGGCCGGTCTGTCGATGACCCACGCCTTCCTGCCGCCGCACCCCGGCCCGGTCGCCGCCGCGGGCCTGCTCCATGTCTCGCTGGGCTGGGTCATCCTGATGGGCATCGTCGTCGGCCTCCCCGCGGTCCTCGCCGCCTGGGGCTATGCCGCCTGGATCGGCAAGCGCCTGTTCGTCGAGGTCCCGCAGGACATGCTGGAGGCCGCCGAGGAATCCAGGGCCGCGGTGCTCGCCGAGCAGACCGCCGCGGGCCGCACGCCGCAGGAGCGCCCGATCGGTCTCGGCACGGTCCTGGCCATCATCGGTACGCCGCTGGCCCTGATCCTCGCCGCTACGTTCTCCTCCATAGCGCTGGAACCTTCCACGCTGCGCTCGGTCGTCGAGTTCTTCGGCAACCCCTTCGTCGCCCTGACGATCGCGCTGCTCCTGGCGTACTACCTGCTGGGGTTCCGGCGCGGCTGGTCCCGCAAGTCCCTGGAGTCCGTGTCGACTTCGTCGCTGAAGCCGGTCGGCAACATCCTGCTCGTCGTCGGCGCGGGCGGCGTCTTCGGAGCCGTACTGAAGGCGAGTGGTGTCGCGCAGGCGCTCTCCGACACCTTCAACGGCATCGGTCTGCCGGTCATCGTCCTCGCCTATCTGATCTCGCTGGTGCTGCGCGTGGCGCAGGGCTCGGCGACGGTCGCGATCGTCACCACGGCGGGCATCGTGCTGCCGTTGGTCGAGAACGGCGACCACTCGCAGGCCTTCCTGGCGCTGGTCATCATGGCGATCTCGGCCGGTTCGATCTTCGCCTCGCATGTCAATGACGGCGGATTCTGGATCGTCTCGAAGTACTTCGGCATCACCGAGCGCGACACGCTCAAGTCGTGGACGGTGCTGGAGTCGGTGCTGTCGGTCGCGGGCTTCGCGGTGGCGGCGGCGCTGAGTCTGGTCGTCTAGCCGGCGGATGTGTTGGGGTGCCCCGGGACGGACAGACTCCCGGGGCACCCCTGACGCGCCGGTCCTCAGATCCGGCGGCCCGTCAGCTCGTGCAGTACTGCTGTTCCTTGCCGATCGAGCGGTACATGCAGTCCGAGTTCTCCAGCAGCTGGAGCACCGCGTCCCGGTTGCGGCTCGTCTCGCGCTCGATCACCTCGTCGGGCGGATAGAAGCCGCCACCGCCGAAGCCCGTCGGGTACATCTCGAACGTGTACGAGAAGATCTTCTGGTTGCCCCACAGCCAGTCGTCGATCGAACCGTCCGTGATGTAGAGGTCGCTGGACTGCTCCGGGGTGTAGCCGTTGCTCGCGGCCATCTTCTTGCCCACCGTGGCGAAGGCGTCCCGGTCGTCCTGGGTCATCCCCGGGGCGGTGTCGGAGTTGGTGTAGCCGAACGGCCAGAGCACCAGCTCGCTGTACGTGTGGAAGTCGATGCCCGTCCTGATCTGCTGCTTGCCGCCGACGATCCGGCTGCGGGCGAAGTCGGCGACCACCTTGACCTCGGGCGCGGACTCGGCCCGCGCGCCGCGGTAGGTCTCGGATCCGGCGGAACCGGAAGAGCCGCCGCAGCAGCCCCACTTGTAGTTCCAGTTGCGGTTGGTGTCCGTACCGATCGATGTGGAACCGGAGTTGGGCTGCCGGTTCTTGCGCCAGCTGCGGTAGGTGCCGGTGGCGATGTCGTACTCGCCGCCGTCCGGGTTGACGTCGGGAATGATCCAGATCTCGCGGCCGTTCACGGCGTTGGTGATGCGGGAGTCGGTTCCGTAGTCCTCGCCGAGCTCGCGCAGCAGATACAGCGCCATCTCGACGGTGAGGTGCTCGCGCGCGTGCTGGTGGTGGGTGAAGAGCACCTCGGGCTCGTTCTCGTCCGTCGCGACGTTGTCGCTGACCTTGACGGCGATGATGTCCCGGCCCTGGTAGCTCTTGCCGATGACGCGCTTGCTCATGATGTTCGGGTACTTGGCGATCCGCTGATCGATCTCGGCGGTCGCCTCGGCGTAGTTGTGATAGCGCGAGTCGGCCGACGGGAAGTCGAACGGCTTGACCGCCACGCCGCTCCTGGTTCTCGCCGGGGGAGCGGGCAGAGCGGCGATCTTGTATCCGAGTGCGCGCAGCCGCTTCGCCTCGGTGGCGGTGGCGCTGACGACGAGGGAGTGCTCGTCGGCCTCGTCGACCGAGACACCGGTGGCGGCGATGGCGCTGCGGGCGGCGGCGGTGGCATGGCCCCGGATCTCGTACTGGAGGATCTGCTCCTCCTCGGCGGCGGCCGAGGCTGTCGCGTCGGGGGTGTCGGCTCTGGGGGGCGAGGCGTTGGCGGTGAACGGTGCGGCTACTGCGAGCGCGAGCAGGGCAGCGAGGGTGGCGGTCTTCCTGCCGCTCGGCAATCCGTTGCCGCCGCCGCGTGGGCGAAGTCGCATGCTGTCTCCTGGGTATGGAGTGTGGGGGGTTACTCAGTTGCGACGCACGTGGTGCGGGTGTGTGCGCACATCTTGAGGGTCTGGCATGACCCGGTCAAGAGTGCGCTTCAGCCATCGGCACGCTACCGCGAGGAAGAGCCGAAACGTCGGACCCCTTTGCGTGATCACCCGTACGCCGCCCTGGTGATCCCGGTCACACTCCAGGGCTGGTGACAAGGCCGCCACCCTCCTGGCAGGCGCCGTCGATCGCCGATCCGATGAGCCCGACAACCGGTCAGCTGAGGGGAGTTGGAGATACGTCGGACCGGTAATCGTTGTCGCGGATGCAATGACTTCGGCCGTATGCCGCTGGTGATCGCGGGGCTGCTGTTCCTGGTGCTGTGCGTGAGCCTGATCGCGGACCAGCGGTGGCCGGAGTTCTTCCGGCCCGGCGCTGTCAGAGCCGTGCGGCCCGGACGCCCTCGGTGGTCGGGCCGTACAGCATTCCGTCCCGCACCACCGGGTCGTCAGCCAGGGCTCCGTCGTACGCACCCGCCACCGTGGTTCTCCGGTGGCGATGTCGTACTGCCCACCACGCCGTGTCGTGGCCGACGAGGGCCAGGCGGCCTGCCGGGACCGGGAGGGTCCAGGACGGTTGTTCGCGGTTGCGGCGCCACAGCTGTCCGCCGGTCCGGGCGGAGTGCGCGAGGACATAGCCGGGGCGGTCGTCGCCGATGCTCCGGCGGTCCTCGCCGTGGTAGTCGTCGCCGGACGAGAGCAGCACCGTGCCCGCGTAGGGAACCACCTCGTCGCGCGCGTGATCGGCCGTTGTCGCCGTCCGTGTCCGGCGCCCGTCGGCGGTGGCGTGTGCGTGCAGTTGGCCGCGGCCGTCGTGAAGATAGGCCGTGGTGCCGTCAGGGGCCACGGTGATCGTGCCGTCCAGGGCCGGGACGTTCCAGCGCGGGGCGCCGTCGGCCGCGTCGCGCGTACAGGCGGGTGTTGCCCCTGGGGCCCGAGAGGAGGAGGACGGCGTCGTCGCCGAGCGCGAAGGACGGGGAGTACGTGCCGCGGGCTGCCGGGACCTGCCGGCGAACGCGGCCCGTGGCGGGGTCGCAGGCGGCCGCGCCGTCGGCTTCCAGCGCGTGCAGAAGGTCGGGCCCGATCGTGGAGACGAAGACCGTGCGGCCGGCGACCCTGAGTTCGCCGTGGATACGGCCGTCGAACGTCCACGCCGTGGCCCGTTCCGTCCTCCTGCGCCGCGGTGCATGCGTCGACGACGCCCGCCACGACCGTCGTGGCCACCACGCCGAGCGAGCCGCGCAGCTGAGTGCGGCGGCTGATGCCGATGTAGTCCCCCATCGCGTTCACGGGCGCTACGTACAGCAACGCGCAGCAGCGCCGCCGGGGGAGCGGCGGCGCTGCTGTCCGAGGGAGTCAGGACCGGTGGTTACGGGAGGGCGTGCACGTGCGGGCCCACCGCGTTGGACCACGCGTTGCCCGACTTGGCGTCCCAGTTCGTGGACCAGGTCATCGCGCCGCGCAGCGAGGGGTACGTCTTGGAGGGCTTGAAGGAGCCGCAGTTCGTGCCCCTGGCGAGGCAGTCCAACGCGTTGTTCACGATCGTCGGGGAGACATAGCCGCTGCCGGCACCACTGGTCGACGCGGGCAGACCCAGCCCGACCTGGGCCGGTGCGAGACCGCCCTCCAGCTGGATGCAGGCGAGGGCGGTGAGGAAGTCCACCGAGCCCTGCGAGTACACCTTGCCGTCGCAACCGAGCATCGAACCGCTGTTGTAGTACTGCATATTGACGACGGTCAGGATGTCCTTGATGTTGAGCGCCGTCTTGAAGTACTCGTTCGACGTCGACTGCATGTCGATGGTCTGCGGCGCCATCGTGATGACGAGCTTGGAGCCCGCTTTCGACGAGA
This portion of the Streptomyces sp. NBC_01750 genome encodes:
- a CDS encoding alpha-ketoglutarate-dependent dioxygenase AlkB; translation: MAAHLQGSLFDQTDEIRLGPLKDIRRTVLGDGAWIDVLPGWLGGADALFEELAAGVPWRAERRQMYEQVVTVPRLLAHYREDDALPHPVLDEARTALSVHYADELGEPFVTAGLCYYRDGRDSVAWHGDTAGRASREDTMVAIVSVGAPRDLVLRPRGGGRLPVRRPLGHGDLIVMGGSCQRTWEHAVPKTARSVGPRISIQFRTRGVR
- a CDS encoding N-acyl-D-amino-acid deacylase family protein, which codes for MDLVFRDVRVIDGSGGPSYRADVGLDGGRIAAVRREGDPALPGNRALDAHGLALSPGFIDMHAHSDLALLRDPAHEAKAAQGVTLEVLGQDGLSYAPVDDPTLAEVRKAITGWNGGAPGDTTIDFDWRTVGEYLDRLDRQGIAVNAAYLVPQGTVRMYAMGWDDRPATPAELARMKQLVAEGLEQGAVGMSSGLTYTPGMYAGDAELTELCRVVAHYGGYYCPHHRSYGAGALQAYEEMVSLTRDAGCALHLAHATMNFGVNKDRAPDLLALLDDALAAGADISLDTYPYTPGCTTLAAMLPSWAGEGGPDAVLARLRDDSTAEKIRHHMEEIGADGCHGVPIEWDTIEISGVSDPGLASCVGRTIAQSAAQRGEAPWVTARRLLIDDRLGSTILQHVGHEENVRQIMRHRVHTGGSDGILQGDKPHPRAYGTFPHYLGRYARELGVLSLEETVAHLTSRPAARLRLPDRGLVREGYRADLVLFDPDTVAAGSTFESPRTLPTGIPYVLIDGRFVIEDGRRSDVLAGRSVRRTDHRPG
- a CDS encoding amino acid deaminase, whose translation is MAARATDAAETADTAAGRLERLADEPVDHRFKSLPPDAETAGLTVGALAAERRNLFTGGFTTPVLALSAESVEHNLALLETYSERHGLVFAPHGKTSMSPQLFARQLEHGAWGITAAVPHQVRVYRAYGIRRIFLANEVVDAAALRWLAHELDTDPGFRFICYVDSVRGVELMDAALGEVGASRPLDVVVELGAGEGARTGARTEADCAAVADAVAAAPTLRLVGVAGYEGEVPQADGDRVRAWLRRLTALAADFDKAGRFAATDEIVVSAGGSAWFDAVAEVFAPIPELSLPVLKLLRSGAYVSHDDGHYRHLTPFNRIPQEGALQPAFRLWAQVVSRPSPDQAFVNAGKRDAAYDLDLPEAQVVRDGRTGEIRPAHGITISGLSDQHGWVRTTAEAELEVGDWVGMGLSHPCTSFDKWQLIPLVEADGTVTDYIRTFF
- a CDS encoding sugar kinase; translation: MVTFLPTRPGRLADVPSFVRGIGGAESNVACALAASGHSAKWVGRVGADGFGEHLVAAIASYGVDTSAVQRDAHRPTGIYFRTAGERATGSQPGSQLDSQLDSLPGSRCEERDHAEVLYYRAGSAASAMSPATMPYEDLWSGRILHLSGITAALSADCLALMRELTTRRPGRPLVSFDVNYRVNLWREAEDPRVLLDLARGADIVFVGEDEAEAAWGLCGAPAIRAALPEPEVLVVKQGGQGAKAYVRSGPARDTVTFVPALSVDVVAPVGAGDAFAAGFLSATLRGLSARARLRHGHLMAAATLTVATDLAAPPERAHADRLAALGARAWGTLRLGPGWTAGPAQDLQDQVEVRTV
- a CDS encoding IclR family transcriptional regulator, with the translated sequence MSQTVDRALSILPLLAEGPADLGQVAERLGVHKSTALRLLRTLHEHGLVYRQQDQRYRLGARLFALAQEAVENLDVREIAHPHLVALNEQIGHTIHLAVYEESEVLYIDKVESRYPVRMYSRIGKPVAITVAAVAKLLLADLPEPERRSLAEKLDYPMYTSRSIPNHVAFLKELAAVREQGWATDLGGHEESINCIGAPIRGADGRVVAAMSVSAPNVVVTAEELLTLLPLVRRTADAISREYSGSVSP
- a CDS encoding RidA family protein translates to MTDKIAITPSTHTAPPAKFSHGVRKGNILQVAGQVGFLPAVGGRPPTPAGPTLREQTLQTLANVKAVLEEGGASWDDVMMTRVYLTDVAHFAEMNEIYNAYFEEQGLKEPASARTTVYVGLPKGLLIEIDALAVLG
- a CDS encoding GntP family permease, whose amino-acid sequence is MLLAADAPPETPPHTGGLLLLIDGTAGLLTVAALGIALLLFLIIKVRLQPFVALLAVSIAVGLAAGLSVTELFGTVQKSAAVSVIESGMGGILGHVAIIIGLGTMLGAILEVSGGAEVLSSRLLNLFGERRAPLAMGLTGLIFGIPVFFDVGIFVLAPIVYAAAKRSGRSILLYAMPLLAGLSMTHAFLPPHPGPVAAAGLLHVSLGWVILMGIVVGLPAVLAAWGYAAWIGKRLFVEVPQDMLEAAEESRAAVLAEQTAAGRTPQERPIGLGTVLAIIGTPLALILAATFSSIALEPSTLRSVVEFFGNPFVALTIALLLAYYLLGFRRGWSRKSLESVSTSSLKPVGNILLVVGAGGVFGAVLKASGVAQALSDTFNGIGLPVIVLAYLISLVLRVAQGSATVAIVTTAGIVLPLVENGDHSQAFLALVIMAISAGSIFASHVNDGGFWIVSKYFGITERDTLKSWTVLESVLSVAGFAVAAALSLVV
- a CDS encoding M14 family metallopeptidase, coding for MRLRPRGGGNGLPSGRKTATLAALLALAVAAPFTANASPPRADTPDATASAAAEEEQILQYEIRGHATAAARSAIAATGVSVDEADEHSLVVSATATEAKRLRALGYKIAALPAPPARTRSGVAVKPFDFPSADSRYHNYAEATAEIDQRIAKYPNIMSKRVIGKSYQGRDIIAVKVSDNVATDENEPEVLFTHHQHAREHLTVEMALYLLRELGEDYGTDSRITNAVNGREIWIIPDVNPDGGEYDIATGTYRSWRKNRQPNSGSTSIGTDTNRNWNYKWGCCGGSSGSAGSETYRGARAESAPEVKVVADFARSRIVGGKQQIRTGIDFHTYSELVLWPFGYTNSDTAPGMTQDDRDAFATVGKKMAASNGYTPEQSSDLYITDGSIDDWLWGNQKIFSYTFEMYPTGFGGGGFYPPDEVIERETSRNRDAVLQLLENSDCMYRSIGKEQQYCTS